A window of the Nitrospiraceae bacterium genome harbors these coding sequences:
- a CDS encoding DUF192 domain-containing protein, whose amino-acid sequence MQPRRLSVFLLVLALFDPLGTQAGTDSSTKGLIPITLPGGGLIHAEIADTARKRAEGLMYRDHLDKNRGMLFTFDQAQPWTFWMKNTKIPLDIIWMNEKKQIVHIEANVPICTRSDDGCRQYQPNEPALYVLELGGGMAEHFKLQKGATLRFRVP is encoded by the coding sequence GTGCAGCCACGACGATTGAGCGTCTTTCTCCTCGTCCTCGCCTTGTTCGACCCTTTAGGCACACAAGCCGGCACTGATTCATCTACGAAGGGCTTGATTCCTATTACGCTCCCCGGAGGCGGTCTGATTCACGCTGAAATTGCTGATACTGCGCGGAAACGTGCGGAAGGATTAATGTACCGCGACCACCTCGACAAGAATCGAGGCATGCTGTTTACGTTTGACCAGGCCCAACCCTGGACCTTTTGGATGAAGAATACGAAAATCCCTCTCGACATCATTTGGATGAATGAAAAAAAGCAAATCGTCCATATTGAGGCGAACGTCCCGATTTGTACGCGAAGCGATGACGGGTGCCGCCAGTATCAACCCAACGAACCGGCCTTATATGTTTTGGAACTCGGTGGAGGGATGGCAGAACACTTCAAGCTTCAGAAGGGTGCCACGCTCAGATTTCGCGTGCCCTAG